The genomic window CGGTGGATGATTTTCCTGAGGCAAAAGACCCGGCGTATAAGATTATTGTGGATCTTGGGCCTCTTGGGAAAAAGCAGTCCAGTGCTCAAATCACTGATCTTTATTCCAAAGAAGATCTTTTGGGTAGAAAGGTTTTGTGTGTTGCAAACTTGCCACCCCTGAAGGTAGCCGGGTTTAAGTCCGAAGTTCTGATCCTCGGTGCCTGCCCGGAAGGTGAATCGGTGATTCTTCTTAAGCTTGATGATGATGTCTCTGAAGGAACGCGTATCTCTTAACTTATTTGGCCTGAAATTTTTTAAATGGCTGTAGGAAAAGACCATTCAGATATTACCAACCGGCTTGGTACGGGATCGCCGTTATTGCTTGACGGTGCTATGGGGACACAGTTGCT from Candidatus Neomarinimicrobiota bacterium includes these protein-coding regions:
- a CDS encoding tRNA-binding protein, with the translated sequence MITVSDFKALDIRVGRILSVDDFPEAKDPAYKIIVDLGPLGKKQSSAQITDLYSKEDLLGRKVLCVANLPPLKVAGFKSEVLILGACPEGESVILLKLDDDVSEGTRIS